The following are encoded together in the Leuconostoc mesenteroides subsp. mesenteroides ATCC 8293 genome:
- a CDS encoding nitroreductase family protein, which produces MSNPTLDVLNQHMSIRSFTDEMVSDQQVSEIIRAATAGPNMNNYQPVTFIEITSQDIKADITTKVGMKYIETAARYFVVTVDYNKDLIGLNNEQRRQAEENIQSYALLEGGIVSAGIALGRAQVAAESLGLGSVTMAGALGAFEIYEEHLNLPRYVKAVMGFSIGHPADNPGIKPKLGESGFLMKDRYNQVQLEESVSAYNKVMVEYYANRGIERSWTENNARMLTRERKTTPLLTQYAKDKGFNLK; this is translated from the coding sequence ATGTCTAACCCAACCTTAGATGTGCTTAATCAACATATGTCCATACGTTCCTTTACAGATGAAATGGTCTCTGATCAACAGGTTTCAGAAATTATTCGTGCGGCAACTGCTGGGCCTAATATGAATAATTACCAACCAGTAACTTTTATAGAAATTACATCACAAGATATAAAAGCTGATATTACCACTAAGGTAGGCATGAAATATATTGAAACTGCGGCAAGATACTTTGTTGTAACAGTTGACTACAATAAAGATTTAATAGGCTTAAACAATGAGCAGCGCCGCCAGGCAGAAGAGAACATACAGAGCTATGCATTACTTGAAGGTGGTATTGTGAGTGCCGGCATTGCTCTTGGACGGGCTCAAGTCGCTGCTGAATCGCTGGGATTAGGTAGTGTGACCATGGCTGGTGCATTAGGGGCCTTTGAAATTTACGAAGAGCATCTCAACTTGCCACGCTATGTGAAAGCAGTGATGGGCTTTTCAATTGGTCATCCGGCGGATAATCCTGGTATTAAGCCAAAACTTGGTGAAAGCGGATTTTTGATGAAAGATCGCTATAATCAAGTACAGCTAGAAGAGTCAGTTTCCGCGTATAATAAAGTGATGGTTGAATATTATGCGAATCGAGGTATTGAACGTTCTTGGACAGAAAACAATGCCCGAATGTTAACTCGTGAACGAAAAACAACACCATTATTGACGCAGTATGCTAAAGATAAAGGATTTAACCTAAAATAA
- a CDS encoding FUSC family protein, whose translation MQFGKFRLGLRTLKTALAVMLIITSFYFFNRPPFVACLAAVFALRESWDKTLNFAKVRLISNTVGGAFALFYFIVHQQTHQAAWVSMILLPLLVIVVIVLLDGFNYNSGVIGAMAALLMISLNIPAGATIVYVIDRIIDTFIGVVIAIAINRFWSPKKAT comes from the coding sequence ATGCAATTCGGGAAGTTTCGATTAGGATTACGTACATTAAAGACTGCTCTAGCCGTTATGCTAATCATCACGTCATTTTATTTTTTTAATCGTCCGCCTTTTGTTGCGTGTTTAGCGGCAGTTTTTGCACTGCGAGAAAGTTGGGATAAAACGCTCAACTTTGCCAAAGTACGGTTGATTTCTAACACAGTCGGTGGTGCTTTTGCGCTATTTTATTTCATTGTTCACCAACAAACACATCAAGCTGCCTGGGTTTCCATGATTCTTTTACCTCTACTTGTTATTGTTGTAATTGTTTTATTAGATGGCTTCAACTACAATAGTGGTGTTATTGGGGCCATGGCTGCCTTATTAATGATTTCATTAAACATTCCAGCTGGTGCAACCATAGTTTATGTCATTGATCGTATCATTGATACTTTCATCGGTGTGGTCATAGCAATCGCGATTAACCGATTCTGGTCACCAAAAAAAGCGACGTGA
- a CDS encoding HAD-IIB family hydrolase has protein sequence MSIKLIASDMDGTFLTANDEYSQARFERVLSIMETRDMRFVAASGRQVKNLQQLFAPTINNGFEMDFVGSNGAVVSTFEQQLYSVHLSANQLEKVIDWNAKNPESAENIIIMTGDKGTYVSNHATGQVAEMVFQFYPNVKQVEKLMQVDDHILGITFVWPNNEVHQHVSALRNIFGNELHATGSGFGSVDVLGKGVDKAAGLQVLQDYYNVLDSEVMVFGDNGNDLEMLTKYENGFVMPNAEPFMQQRVTKKAVDVNTNDGVLKTIEQYLGI, from the coding sequence ATGTCAATTAAATTAATTGCGTCGGACATGGATGGCACGTTTTTAACGGCAAATGATGAATATAGTCAAGCTAGATTTGAACGCGTTTTATCAATTATGGAGACACGCGATATGCGTTTTGTTGCGGCTTCAGGGCGTCAAGTTAAAAATCTACAACAATTGTTTGCCCCAACAATTAATAATGGCTTTGAAATGGATTTTGTTGGTTCCAATGGTGCAGTTGTATCAACATTTGAACAACAATTGTATTCAGTACATTTGTCAGCTAATCAATTAGAAAAGGTCATTGACTGGAATGCTAAAAATCCGGAGTCAGCGGAAAACATTATTATCATGACAGGTGATAAAGGAACATATGTGTCTAACCATGCGACAGGTCAAGTCGCGGAAATGGTTTTTCAATTTTATCCCAACGTCAAGCAAGTTGAAAAATTAATGCAAGTTGATGATCACATTTTGGGTATTACTTTTGTGTGGCCAAATAATGAAGTGCATCAACATGTGTCTGCGCTGAGAAATATTTTTGGCAACGAATTGCATGCAACTGGGTCAGGATTTGGCTCTGTTGATGTTTTAGGAAAAGGTGTGGATAAGGCAGCCGGACTACAAGTTTTGCAAGATTACTACAATGTTTTAGATAGTGAAGTAATGGTGTTTGGCGATAATGGCAATGATTTAGAGATGCTGACTAAATACGAAAATGGGTTCGTGATGCCTAATGCGGAGCCGTTTATGCAACAAAGAGTAACTAAAAAAGCCGTCGATGTGAACACAAACGATGGCGTTTTGAAGACAATTGAGCAATATTTAGGTATTTAA
- a CDS encoding lipid II:glycine glycyltransferase FemX → MTILNLDDSKKVTDYQQFVRENPRGQVTQDPLWGELKSNWGHIYVYHETDGKIDAAMSVLTVEAVPGKLLAYVGRGPVADVEDIDLIKSMINEALTALPDNVFLVRMDPEVSYSDALNQKYLDAGFKTRNKQVKHMHGNIQPRKNVVLYYDGRGEGAKPITNEDELMLHFKPKVRNDIRRAFRDGVTVTSGDGEEDIRALFDTYVSMAKSHGITHRPIDYFLRMQKLWAGTGLFRVYLAHYEDQVIASGLGFSYGDEIWYMYAGSYREFGKHNAPAAIQYEMLKWGLELGKVEYDFGGIGEFDNSDGLYKFKHEFAYHDPHAEYIGELDWVIDESGYQEYLKQFE, encoded by the coding sequence ATGACTATTTTAAATTTAGATGATTCCAAAAAAGTAACTGATTATCAGCAATTCGTTCGTGAAAATCCCCGTGGACAAGTAACACAAGATCCATTGTGGGGAGAGTTGAAATCTAACTGGGGACACATTTATGTTTACCACGAAACTGACGGAAAAATTGATGCCGCTATGTCCGTTTTAACCGTCGAAGCAGTACCAGGAAAACTATTAGCTTATGTTGGCCGAGGGCCAGTAGCTGATGTTGAGGACATTGACTTGATTAAGTCAATGATTAATGAAGCATTGACGGCTTTGCCAGATAATGTATTTTTGGTACGTATGGATCCTGAGGTGTCATATTCTGATGCATTAAATCAAAAGTATCTTGATGCTGGATTTAAAACAAGAAATAAACAAGTTAAGCATATGCATGGGAACATTCAACCACGTAAGAATGTTGTTTTGTACTATGATGGTCGCGGTGAAGGGGCTAAGCCCATTACAAATGAAGATGAGTTAATGCTTCATTTTAAGCCGAAAGTCAGAAATGATATTCGTCGTGCTTTTCGTGACGGGGTTACTGTTACAAGTGGTGATGGTGAAGAAGACATTCGCGCATTGTTTGATACATATGTGTCGATGGCGAAGAGCCATGGCATTACCCATCGACCAATTGACTATTTCTTACGAATGCAAAAATTATGGGCTGGTACGGGATTATTCCGTGTTTATCTAGCGCATTATGAAGATCAAGTTATTGCCAGTGGCCTTGGATTCTCTTATGGCGATGAGATTTGGTACATGTACGCTGGTTCATACCGTGAATTTGGAAAGCATAATGCGCCTGCTGCTATCCAATACGAAATGCTCAAATGGGGACTTGAATTAGGCAAAGTTGAGTACGATTTTGGTGGCATTGGTGAATTTGATAATTCAGATGGATTGTACAAATTTAAGCATGAATTTGCTTACCATGATCCCCATGCTGAGTACATTGGTGAACTAGATTGGGTAATTGATGAATCTGGTTATCAAGAATATCTTAAACAATTTGAATGA
- a CDS encoding redox-sensing transcriptional repressor Rex codes for MTQQPKIPRATAKRLPIYFRYLTFLHDAGKERISSSELSEAIKFDAATIRRDFSYFGALGKRGYGYDVKALLDFFANVLDQDSLINVALIGAGNLGQALLNFNFHQSSNMRIAAAFDADEKRTGTILSGVPIYSMEELQEQITAQRINIAILTVPQGVAQEITNQLVETGVKGILNFTPVRVTVPTGVRVQNVDLTNELQTLVYFIENYGSITTGL; via the coding sequence ATGACTCAACAACCTAAAATACCGCGTGCAACTGCTAAGCGGCTACCTATATATTTTCGTTATCTAACATTTTTACATGATGCTGGCAAGGAACGGATTTCTTCCTCAGAGTTGAGTGAAGCTATTAAGTTCGATGCGGCAACAATTCGTCGAGATTTTTCATATTTTGGTGCGCTAGGTAAGCGTGGCTACGGTTATGATGTCAAAGCGCTTTTAGATTTTTTCGCCAATGTATTGGACCAAGACAGCTTAATTAATGTGGCTTTAATCGGTGCTGGTAATCTTGGACAAGCTTTATTAAACTTTAATTTCCATCAATCATCAAATATGCGTATTGCAGCAGCATTTGATGCAGACGAAAAGCGTACAGGCACAATTTTGTCAGGTGTGCCAATTTATTCAATGGAAGAGTTACAAGAGCAAATAACAGCACAACGTATCAATATTGCCATTCTAACGGTTCCACAAGGTGTTGCACAAGAAATTACCAACCAGTTAGTCGAAACGGGTGTCAAAGGTATTTTGAACTTTACACCAGTACGTGTGACTGTTCCAACTGGTGTTCGTGTGCAAAACGTTGACTTAACAAATGAATTACAGACGTTAGTTTATTTCATCGAAAACTACGGCTCAATTACGACAGGACTATAA